The Blautia luti nucleotide sequence CATGGATCTCTCCAGTCATCCGGGTCATAGCCTTCCTGTGGAGTGAAGGTAAGTGCATCCTGAGTTTTGTGCCATGTTACAAGATCATCGCTGTATGCATGCATCAGAACCTGAGATGGTTTTCCAAGTGCCGGATAATCACGGTTATAACCTGTATAGAAAATATGATACTGTCCTTCTGCCTCGAAAACACTTCCTGCAAAGATAAACTGATCCTGCTCTTCATCTGTTCCTCTCGGAATTGCCACACCTTTATCTTCGTAATGTACAAAATCAGAAGTTGTTGCCAGATCCCAGCCAAATGGTTCTCCAAATGGTCCCGGTTTTCTGGTATCTCTCTGATGATATAAATAGAATTTATCTCCATGTCCAAATGGCATGCAATCGCCAAACCATGTTCCCGGGAACTGATAGTATAATTTCTGCATAGTCTTAATCTCCTTTTTTATACTTTATTTCACTTTACAGGCCTGCTTGTACTTTTCCGGCAAACCTGTTATTTACTCATAAATCAAACTACTGTTATCAGGTAATTCTTGCATATTATCAACCTTTTACTGCACCTGCTGTCATACCTGCCAGCATCTTCTTGCTGCTGAAGAAGTAGAAAATAAATACCGGAAGTACTGTTACAGTGATGGCTGCAAATGTACCACCCCAGTCTGTCAGTCCCATGCTTCCTACGAAGTCATTTAAACCAAGTGTAATGGTTTTCATATCTGTAGATCTGGTAAATGTATAAGCATTAATATACTCATTCCAGCAGAATACTGCCTGCATGGTTGCTACTGTAATAATAGAGTTCAGTGACATCGGAACCACCATCTTAAAGAAACATCCTATCGGTGAACATCCATCAATGATCGCTGCTTCCAGCATTTCTTCAGGGAAGAATTTGCTGAATGAATAAAACAGCTGAATGGAGTAAGACAGTGAAAAAGCAATCTGTGGCAAAATAATTGCCGGGTATGTATTGATCAGTCCCATCTTATTAAAAATAGTAAACAATGGAATCAGTGCAACCTGCATAGGAAGCATCAATCCAAGAAGGAAATAATTAAGGACAAATTTTCTGCCTTTGAATTTGATTTTGCTTAATGCAAATCCAGCCATCAATGCAAATAAAAGCAGAGGAATCAATACACCGATCAAAACAATGATACTGTTTTTAAAATAAGTCAGCATATGGCTTTTTGTAAAAACATTGATAAAGTTTGTCAGCACCCATTTTGACGGGAGTGCATATGCCGGTAACTGTCTGAAATCATCCAGTGACTTAAAGCTTGAAGTAAATACATAGAAGAAAGGATAAACCTGCATCACAACAAGGATTAATGCTATAACCCATTTAATGATGCTCGGAATGGTTGGTTTTTTCTTTTTCATTCGTCATCCCCTCCTCCTGTGAATTTACGGAATAACATTCCAACTACCATACAGATGATTACGATCATGATCGCTACAGAACTTCCGTAACCATATTTCATACTGCTGAACGCCTGTTTATACATATAAGTTGTCATAAGTTCAGAAGCATTTCCCGGTCCTCCATGTGTTAACAGATAAGAGAACTCGAAAGATCTCAGGGAACCATTCAGTACCAGCAGACAGTTTGCAATGATAACCGGTTTAATATAAGGAATTCTTACATAAAGATATTCCTGCCATGTTGATGCTCCATCGATCAGTGCTGCTTCTCCCAGTTCATCCGGAACACCGATCAGTGCTGCATAAAAGATAACCATATACAGTCCCAGGTATTTATATGCTTCTACAAAAGCTGTTACATACAGTGAAATCTGAGGATTGGAAATCCACTCCATCAGTTTCAGAGATGGATCGATGAATGATAATACCTGATTCACAATACCGGTTGGAGTTACTGATAATAACTTTGTAAAAATCTGGCAAATCGCTACAGAAGAGATAACTACCGGAATATAATACAGAGTCTGTAAAGCAACTCTTCCTTTTTTAATACGACTGAGGAGAATCGCAAATAATAAACCTCCAAATACCTGAATTGCAACATTGATCACTGTATAAATCAGTGTATGCCATACAGTAGATCTGAAAACATCATCCTGTGTAAGAAGTTCAATGTAATTTTTGAAGCCTACAAATACCTTTTCACCAACACCGCTCCAGTCAAAGAAGCTGTAATATCCGGCCCATACAATGGACACGATTACAAATGCCGTATAGATAAGAAATGCCGGAAAAATAAATAAGAAAATTACTGATTTTTTTCCAAATGCTTTCTGCACGAGGCTCCCTCCTTTCCGAAAATCAAATTGTTTTATGTCTTTTCTTTCAAAGAGACTGACAAAAATTTTGCCAGTCTCCAGACTACTGCTTAAATTTTTTTATTTCTTTACCAGAGAATCACAGGTCTTAATAAATTCATCCGGTTTTATGATTCCCTGAGCAAGCTGCTGCTGTTCATCAACAATTTTAGTCATTACATCTGAATCCAGTTTATCATCCCAGGAAGTCCATGCTGTTTCTGCATCTTCAAACATTGGCTGTGTATCATAGTAAAGCTGTGGCAGTCCTTCCGGAAGTTCTTCATTAAACGGTGAGAAAACCTGTGCCTGATTGTAGCATGCATCTGTAAAGTTTTCGCACATATAATCGAAGAATTCCTGCATTGTATCATCATATGTTGCCTTATTAAATCCTTCCGCAAAACCTGCATGAACTGGTACGTTAGTAGACATATTGTCCATTCCTTCTGTATCCGGCACAGGGAAGAATCCAAGTTCACCATTGTCATACATTTCTTCTGCAAGGCTGATCTGTCCGGAGCCTGTATAGAAGATTGCACCGGAACCACCAAAGAATAAGTTACATGCAGAGGTAAAATCTACACTTGCAAATCCTGGTTCAAAATAACCTTTTGTTCCAAGATCAGAAAGAAGATTTACTGCATATTTTGCAGACTCATTGTCACTGAAAGAATCTGTTCCAGCCTGATAACCCTCAATAAATTCAGGACCAGTTACTCTCCATGGTGAGAAAGAAAGATATCTCATCAGCTGCCATGCATCAGAACCTCCCACAATAACCGGAATCTCGCCCTGATCTGCAATTTTCTGGCAATCTTCTTCAAATTCTTCCCATGTTGTCGGAGCATCTTTGATTCCTGCTTTTTCAAAGATATCTTTTCTGTACATAAAATACTCACAGTACAATCCCTGTGGGAAGAGATACATATTTCCGTCGTCTGCATCTGTAAGGAAATCTCTGATCGCACCATTTAATTTCTCATCATATCCGTTTCTTTCAAGTTCATCTCCCACATTAACCAGTGCATCAATATCTTTGCATGCTTTAGAAAGTGTTCCGTTCGGGCATCCAAAAATATCCGGAAGTGTATCACTGTTAATATACATCTGGAGTTTTGTAAAATAATCCTGCATATCGTTTACAAGTTCAATTTCATAATCCAGACCTTTTTCATCACAGAAATTTTTAAGAAGATAATCAAATGTCTTATACTGTTCTGTAGACTCTGTACCTTTTAATAAAGCAGTAATCTTCGTTCTTTTTCCATCGTCCGATTTCTTCGCAGAAGCTGTAACTGCTCCCATGCCTGTCAGAAGACTGGCTGTCATAGCTGCCGTCATGGCAAGTGATAACACTTTTTTCATTTTCCTCATTTACTTGTTTCCTCCTTTTAATTTGTGTTTCCTCGTTCTTGATGATTTTATTTTAGTCTTTTTGCCTTTTATAAACAATTGGAAATAAAAGTAAAAATAGGAGATTTGTGCACAAATTTTATACTGTGCACAAATCTCCTGTTCTATCGTCAGGCAGATAAAATCATCCGCCTCGCTGCTTGCCTGATTCGGTTAAATGACTTACCTGATACAGTTAACCTCGTTGTTTATATATGTTTCCTGAATTCATTGGGCGTAATGCCGTAACGCTTTTTGAATACTTTTATGTAGTATCCAAAGTCTTTGTATCCTACCATTTCTGCGATTTCATATTGTTTATATTTATTATCTGCAATCAGTTTCTCCACCTGTTGGAACCGGACATCTGTCAGATATTCCAGAAAACTCTTTCCGGCATATTTCTTAAGAAGGCGGCTGATATAGGTTCTGCTTACATGGAATTTCTCAGTCAGATCATCCATAGATAAATCTCCTGAATAATTCTTCTCAATGTAAGAAAGAACACTCTGAACCAGTTTCCGGTTCCGTTCATCAGTTCCTTCTGTATTCTGTTTAATCAGCGTTCCAAACAGATTCAGCAGACAATTCAACACCTCTTCTGTGTTCTCGCACTGACAGATTCTTTTTATTCCATCCTGAAGCACAGAAAGATTCCAGTTTTTATTATGAATTTCACTGTCAACTGCACAGATATATGGAAATTTCATACATCCCAAAAGTAAATCCATTGCTGCAAATTTCACCGGAGATACATCTTCCGGTGCGTTTCGAAACATCTGATGAAGTTCATCCTCCGCTTTCTCAAAACTGTCCTGAAACAAAGTCATCATAAAATGTGTTTTTTCACCGGAAGTAATCACAAAGTCTGTCTGTTTTTCATATTGCAGATCTTCGTATCTGAGTATGATATTCGTACCCAGATAAACACATTGCCTGCATGCTGTCTGTGCCTTACGGTACTGTGCATTTGCCTGATATTCGTCCACTTCTACATCGCTCAATCCAAAATTCATATGTGCTTTCAGATACCGTTCTACTTCTACCTGTATCTTACTGCATGCCTGCAATGCTTTTTCCATACATACTGCGTTTTCTTCTTCCTTTTCAAACAAAAGAATAAAATTATATTCTGCAGTTGCTGTATTATAATCGCTCAAAACATGAATTCCAAAATCATTAAAAATTTCCTCAAAAATATTGATGCATGCAAATTCCTCTATCCATTTATCTCCTGTATGGATTTTATTTTCTCCAACAACTTTTCGCCCTACACACACAATATATTTCTCTATTGTCAGATTCAGAGATTCTGCCTGCTCTTTTACAACTCCTTTTCCCTGGATTCTTCCATACAGAAGATTTCCCGCAAATTTGGATCTCAGCTGCGGAACTGACCTGTTGAAATATTTCTTCAAATCCCGGATTTCCTGCTGTTTTTCCTTCTTTGCATGAATTTCTCCGGCAATCCGGGCAGCCATTGCCTTTAACTCATCATAGTCCACCGGTTTGAGAAGATATTCTTCCACACCAATGCTGATTGCTTTCTGAGCGTAGGCAAAACTGTCATATCCTGTCAGTATCACTATAACCGCATTGGGATAAATCTCATGTGCTTTTTCTGCAAAATCCAGTCCATCCATTCCCGGCATCTTCACATCTGTATGGATCAGATCCGGTTTCGCCTGCTCCAGTTTCTCCAGCCCTTCCAATCCGTTCCTTGCAGTTGCGGATATACGGTATCCATAATCGCTCCATGGAAACGAACATAAACCATCCAGAATAATATATTCATCATCTAATATCATTACCTGCAATTCCATTATCTCTCGTCTCCCCTTTTTTTGTTATTTTCATTTACAGTTTCATCGTATTTCCTGTAAGTAACTCCGACATTACCGTTCATCGGAATTTCCAGTATTACCTGTGTTCCCTTCCCCGGTTCTGATGTAATGCTCATCCTTGCTTTGTTCTGATATACATAATCCAGTCTCTTTCTCACCGCATATACTCCCAGATGGGTATGTGTCCGCTCTGCTTCATGATCTGGCTCTTCCTCTGTCCCCATCAATTTCTCCAACTGCTCCTGTGACATTCCAACGCCATCATCCTTTACTGTAAATACTGCCATTCCATCTGTAATTTCTCCTGAAACATAAAGGAAACAGTCCCATGTCGCATTTTCCACACCATGAACCACCGCATTTTCCACCAGTGTCTGAATAGTCATCTTCGGAATCTCTAATTCATTTAATCTCTCATCCACTTCAATATAAGATGTAAATTTATCTCCATATCTGGTTTCCTGTATGTAAAGATAATCCTGTACATATTTTATTTCCTCACGAATATAAACCATACTTCTTTTATTGCTGATACTTGCACGCATCAGACTGCTGATAGAAGTAACCATACGACAAATATTATCCTCACCTTTTTTTCGCGCCATCCAGTTGATTGTATCCAGTACATTATAAAGAAAATGCGGATTGATCTGTGCCTGTAAAGCCTGGAATTCAATATCTTTGTTAACTGTTTCCATCTCCACAACCTGTTTTATCAGCTGCTCTATTTTCTCTATCGTCTGGTTGAAAACAGAATTCATGGCTCCAATCTCATCCCTTCTTCCTTCCGGAAGACGGACAGAAAAGTCACCCTCCGCAAACTGCTGCATTGCTTTACTTGTACGCTTGATCGGACCAGCGATTCCCTTTGCCAGAATATTAGCAAGAAAAATACACAACATCAAACTTGCCAGAATAAGCATGATTGTCGTTTTCTGTAATCCTCTGGCTGTTTTCTGCAAGAAACTCATAGGAATCATTCCTACAACTGTAAGTCCTGTGTCAGAACTTCTCTGATATACACAGTCATAACCCTGTCCATCTGCAGTAAACAGAAATTCTCCTGTGTTGCCTGATATTTTTTCTATCCAGCTTCTGTCACTGATTGTCGCATCATTCTCTGCACTCTCTATCAGAACATTTTTGTCATTGTCCAGAAGAAAAATATGTGCAGCCAAAGAATCTCTGGCTGTGATCGTCATTTTTTTCAGATAGCTCAGCTTAATAGATGCTCTCAATATTCCCACTGGCTTCATAGTCAGAGAATCTTTGATCTGCTTTGCCATATACATCAGACCTTCCTCAGAAGCATTATAATAAATACAGCGTCCTTTTGCCTGCTCCGCCAGTTCACAGGATATCTGAGCGGTCTTTTCATGAATCTCATGATTATTTGCCAGCAGATGATTTGCTCCGTTATAACCATACAGCTGGATATCATTCATATAAATACTTGTATATCCCTGCAAAAGCAGCCTTCTGATCTGCCCCGATCTTGAATAATAGGAATACAGCTCTGTGCCATCCGATTTATATGGTTCATCAGACTCCAATTCCTCCTGAACCGTATTGTTATTTGCAATATACTCAAATGAATTCCTCACCATATCAAAATAATGATCCAAATTCACCGACAACTCGTTCACCACTCCCGCAGACTGCTTCCTTGTCTGTTCTGTCACAATTGAAGATGCAGACATATACTGCGAAACACTGGCAGCCAACAGAACAACCAATGCTACCCCTAACGTACAATACAGAATTTTTCTCTGTATCGACAGATTAATATACCACTTCTTTAAATTTTTCATCTCTCTTTTCCCTTTAATGCCCCTTTATTTTTCCCGTTTTTCACTGCTGCGGTCTATTCCGGACAGCCAAAAAGCCGACACACTGTTTCCAGTCAATGTATCGGCTTTACTGCTTCATTTTATTATGTTCGGAATTTTATTATGTAGGTATATTCCGTAACTTTTTCTGTTTTACAGATACTGACTGAATTCCACTTTCTCCTTATTCGGACCCTCAATGGTAAAGAATTTTACACCATTTTCCCAGAATGGCAGGAAATGAATGGTATCCTGTGTGGAGTTTAAACCAGCTTCATTAATATACTGGAAAATCTCCTCAATGTCTCTCACATCAAGCGCAACATGATCAATCGCCCCATGCTCCATCTTCGCCGCATGATTCTCATAAGTCTCCACTACCAGAGTTCCCAGTTTCAGAAACACAACCTTCTCATTCGCTTCCTCATTTACAGTCTCAAACGCCGTCTCAAATCCCAGCTTATGATAAAACTCCACAGTTTTATCAATGTCATTTGTCGGAATCCCGATATGCTGTACACCTGTTGAATAGTTCTTTAAGTCCATAATCATTTGCTCCCTTCTAGTCAATCGGATATTCGCAATCCGCTTCTGCTACATGGCTCATTTTTCTACAATATACTCAGAAAACAATTTAATTGTCAATAGCCGTTATAAATTCTTTTTATTTGCTTTTCTATTTTGTACAAAATTCCCATGACATAGAACTCTAATACCTGATAAAATAAATACGACATAAAATGTCGCTTACCCAATGTCAGACGAGTAGGCGGCATTTTTGCATTTATATGGAGTTTTTGTTACTACCCACTCCAGGTCCTGATTGTCGGACCACTCTGCCGCTTCATCTTCCGCCACCTATTTGCCACCACAGCCCAGGATTAGGAAAACTCACCTGTTTAAATAATATAAAAACCATCCTGTTTCTAATCATATCAATGATATCATACAGGATGGTTTTTTATATTTTTATTCATAAAACCAGACAGATACTCGCAATCCAATTTCGCTACTTACTTAATTCGGTTAAATTCTGTTTCTGAGAATCTCCGTTTTACATCTGTGTATTTTATCGATTTTACTATAACTAATTCCAACACCTAAAATCTCACCAGTATATTTCGGTAATTCACCTAATTTTCCCATAAACCGTAGCATATAATCCTTATCTCTAATCTGTTCAATGGCTTCTTCCGGTGTATGGTCCACTTTTAATTCTAAAATAATACATGTGTCCGATCTGTCTTCTGGATAAAAAATAAAATCAACAAACCCCTTCCCTGACTTATCCTCTCTCTCCACACGGTATCTATCTCTCGCTGCCAAATAAACAAGATTCACAACCACTGATAATTCTGTTTCATTATTGTAAGAAAGGATTGGGGTCTCTGTATTGTGAACATAAGCCAATATATTCTCCATAGTTTCTGTATCCCCATGAAGTGTGGCCTCCAGCATACGCTCAGATTCTTTCGCCAATCTGTATACATATCCCAATGAAGCTTCTTTCTGAACCATCTCATCAAATTTGTCCATCAATTCTTTATTAGGAATATACACCTTTCCATTATAATAGCTTAAAAAACCATATACTACCATGGCAGATAAAATTTCTTCTCTGGTCAGCAGATTCAGAGAAGTGGCCGCATACTCCTGAATCTTCGCCTTGACACCCTCACCAGAAATCATAAGCGCAATATCTTTACGCACATCTGCAATATTATTCTCAACGTAATAGAATATTTCATCATATGGTCCTGAACTTGTCCAGTAACTGCCCAGATTATTATTCTCTAAGGCTGCCACAACCGATCTTGGATTATACATTCTCTCCCCATTTTTAGTAAAATATCCATCATACCATTCACGTAATCCTTCTCTGGTCACATTCAGCGTTTCTTCTTTTCCGGCATTGTTCTCGCAATATCTTTCATAAAGCATATCAACTTCTTTATCTGAAAATCCAAATACATTACCAAACTTAGACTCCGAAGCCATCGTATACTCCATGAACATGTTTAATTCAGATCCACTGGAATACTTGGCGATTGGCAATATTCCCGTCATATATGCCAATGCAACATACGGCTTATCCTTTAACAATCCTTTCAAAAATAGCAAATAAGACTTTTTATCATCCTCTGTCACAAACGGCATATGAAATACCGAATCCCATTCATCAAAGACAAAGACAAAACGTTCTTTTTTTTCCGCAAAAATCCTCTGTAGGTCTTCTCTTACAGAACCATTCTCACGAAAATCAATATCCGGATATCCCCTCTTTAAATCCTCTTTTAAATTCCCCTTTATCTCATCTATATATTCCTTATAACTTATACATTCATCATCAACCACGCTAAAATCAATATAAATTGTATTATACTGGTTCAAATGCTTTCTGTAATCAGCAAATTCTGAGATTTTCAATGTCTCAAATACATCCTTCGACGCAACATCTTTTCCAAAAAAAGCGCCAATCATATTTGCCATCACTGTTTTTCCAAATCTGCGGGGACGTGTCACACACACATGACGATTTCCAACCTCAGCCAATGGAATCAGTTCTCTTAGCATCTGCGATTTATCCACAAAATACGGACTACATACTTCGCTTTTATATAACGTATACGGAGATACGCTGTTTAAATAAATTCCCATGTGGACAGTCTCCTTTCTGGACAATTTCCCTTTTCTCTTACTCCAAAATATCATAAAACATACAAAACTGCAATTATTACCAATCTTATATCATTTTCTCCAAAACATCCCCCCAGCCAGAACCAGCATCACGATTCCCACCATTACCAACGGCAGAAATCCGTCTATATACCCCTTCCAAGTTTCCAGCTCATAATAAATCATATAACAATACAAACTCGCCACAACCACAACCAAGGTCAACACCACAAATGCAACAGAAACTCCAGCTGAAAACAATCCACTGGCATACAGCGTATCAACTGTGATTAGATTCAAAACCGCCCATCCGATAATCAGAAACAACTCCGTCGTCACCATACGATGAAAAATAATATTACTGATTACCAACAAAACAACATAACCAATCACACCACCAGCCAGAATCCATCCACCAGGAATTCCTGCACGCACCTTCTCTGCCTGAAAAATGCCCTGCGCCATCCAGTTTACCGCCATAATCCCACAAGCCGCCGTCGCCACCAGCAAAATTCCCGACAGCCACAACGGAACATGTCTCTCCGGATAAAAAGCCACACCCCACCAAACCAGATAACACCCCGAACAGGCTGCAAGCATCAAAATCCCTTTAAATAACGTCTCCATAGGCGTTCCATAATTTGAAAACATCCTATCACTCCTCTAGAATACCTATAAATCATCTTATATATTTATAATTGCAAGCCTTTTTCCTATAAAGACAACCACAGATTAACTCAAAACTAAAGTCTCAGTTTTTTATGCCTGCAACTTTGGTAAACTTATACTGCTAAATATCCACTTAACTGCAAGAATCAAAATTATAAGCACTACTATTGGGATAATACATGTTGTGACCATAAAAATTGCAAATGCTTCTATAAGATTATTAAGATAATTTTGAACTGCATCCAATGTTTGCGTTACTCCAGATGTAATTCCTTCTGCTAAATCTGTAACTTTTGAAACAAGTCCACTAACAAACCCCTCTTTTTTCTGACTTTCATTATCAGAATCAGATTCATCCATACTCTCCGCTGATTCTTTTACTTTTTCTACACTTTCATTAATTGATGTCGCATGTAAATTTTCAACTACTGTAGATATTTGTATACTTACAGGAGTAACTATACATAATACAAAACCAAACAAGAGCATTCTAACAATAAGATTGTAACAAAATGTTCTCCAAGTCTTTTTTCTTATCAATATTGCTGAAATTGCTACAAAACACAATATAGGAACGATACATTTAAAAGTAACATATCCACCGACAGTTAATAAAATTTTCTCCAAAAAAATTGCACCTAATACACTAAGAAAATATGTACTCAAATCTGCAATTTTTTCTGCAATAGGGGTCCCAACATCATCTGGTAAAACTGTTATTGCCGCTGATGTTGCAGTAGAAGTTGCAATTAAACCGGTTACTGTATTTCTTTTTTCATCTAAAGATTCAATCATAGATGCATATGTCTCAGGTGATGAAGTAACCACCGAAATTTTATTAAATGATAATAATGCTACTAACAATAAAAGTACTATACCCATTATCTTCTTTGTCCACTTAGAATTACTTAATTTTTCAACATCCCAT carries:
- a CDS encoding carbohydrate ABC transporter permease codes for the protein MKKKKPTIPSIIKWVIALILVVMQVYPFFYVFTSSFKSLDDFRQLPAYALPSKWVLTNFINVFTKSHMLTYFKNSIIVLIGVLIPLLLFALMAGFALSKIKFKGRKFVLNYFLLGLMLPMQVALIPLFTIFNKMGLINTYPAIILPQIAFSLSYSIQLFYSFSKFFPEEMLEAAIIDGCSPIGCFFKMVVPMSLNSIITVATMQAVFCWNEYINAYTFTRSTDMKTITLGLNDFVGSMGLTDWGGTFAAITVTVLPVFIFYFFSSKKMLAGMTAGAVKG
- a CDS encoding carbohydrate ABC transporter permease, with protein sequence MQKAFGKKSVIFLFIFPAFLIYTAFVIVSIVWAGYYSFFDWSGVGEKVFVGFKNYIELLTQDDVFRSTVWHTLIYTVINVAIQVFGGLLFAILLSRIKKGRVALQTLYYIPVVISSVAICQIFTKLLSVTPTGIVNQVLSFIDPSLKLMEWISNPQISLYVTAFVEAYKYLGLYMVIFYAALIGVPDELGEAALIDGASTWQEYLYVRIPYIKPVIIANCLLVLNGSLRSFEFSYLLTHGGPGNASELMTTYMYKQAFSSMKYGYGSSVAIMIVIICMVVGMLFRKFTGGGDDE
- a CDS encoding ABC transporter substrate-binding protein; the encoded protein is MRKMKKVLSLAMTAAMTASLLTGMGAVTASAKKSDDGKRTKITALLKGTESTEQYKTFDYLLKNFCDEKGLDYEIELVNDMQDYFTKLQMYINSDTLPDIFGCPNGTLSKACKDIDALVNVGDELERNGYDEKLNGAIRDFLTDADDGNMYLFPQGLYCEYFMYRKDIFEKAGIKDAPTTWEEFEEDCQKIADQGEIPVIVGGSDAWQLMRYLSFSPWRVTGPEFIEGYQAGTDSFSDNESAKYAVNLLSDLGTKGYFEPGFASVDFTSACNLFFGGSGAIFYTGSGQISLAEEMYDNGELGFFPVPDTEGMDNMSTNVPVHAGFAEGFNKATYDDTMQEFFDYMCENFTDACYNQAQVFSPFNEELPEGLPQLYYDTQPMFEDAETAWTSWDDKLDSDVMTKIVDEQQQLAQGIIKPDEFIKTCDSLVKK
- a CDS encoding response regulator transcription factor, with the translated sequence MELQVMILDDEYIILDGLCSFPWSDYGYRISATARNGLEGLEKLEQAKPDLIHTDVKMPGMDGLDFAEKAHEIYPNAVIVILTGYDSFAYAQKAISIGVEEYLLKPVDYDELKAMAARIAGEIHAKKEKQQEIRDLKKYFNRSVPQLRSKFAGNLLYGRIQGKGVVKEQAESLNLTIEKYIVCVGRKVVGENKIHTGDKWIEEFACINIFEEIFNDFGIHVLSDYNTATAEYNFILLFEKEEENAVCMEKALQACSKIQVEVERYLKAHMNFGLSDVEVDEYQANAQYRKAQTACRQCVYLGTNIILRYEDLQYEKQTDFVITSGEKTHFMMTLFQDSFEKAEDELHQMFRNAPEDVSPVKFAAMDLLLGCMKFPYICAVDSEIHNKNWNLSVLQDGIKRICQCENTEEVLNCLLNLFGTLIKQNTEGTDERNRKLVQSVLSYIEKNYSGDLSMDDLTEKFHVSRTYISRLLKKYAGKSFLEYLTDVRFQQVEKLIADNKYKQYEIAEMVGYKDFGYYIKVFKKRYGITPNEFRKHI
- a CDS encoding cache domain-containing sensor histidine kinase; this encodes MKNLKKWYINLSIQRKILYCTLGVALVVLLAASVSQYMSASSIVTEQTRKQSAGVVNELSVNLDHYFDMVRNSFEYIANNNTVQEELESDEPYKSDGTELYSYYSRSGQIRRLLLQGYTSIYMNDIQLYGYNGANHLLANNHEIHEKTAQISCELAEQAKGRCIYYNASEEGLMYMAKQIKDSLTMKPVGILRASIKLSYLKKMTITARDSLAAHIFLLDNDKNVLIESAENDATISDRSWIEKISGNTGEFLFTADGQGYDCVYQRSSDTGLTVVGMIPMSFLQKTARGLQKTTIMLILASLMLCIFLANILAKGIAGPIKRTSKAMQQFAEGDFSVRLPEGRRDEIGAMNSVFNQTIEKIEQLIKQVVEMETVNKDIEFQALQAQINPHFLYNVLDTINWMARKKGEDNICRMVTSISSLMRASISNKRSMVYIREEIKYVQDYLYIQETRYGDKFTSYIEVDERLNELEIPKMTIQTLVENAVVHGVENATWDCFLYVSGEITDGMAVFTVKDDGVGMSQEQLEKLMGTEEEPDHEAERTHTHLGVYAVRKRLDYVYQNKARMSITSEPGKGTQVILEIPMNGNVGVTYRKYDETVNENNKKRGDER
- a CDS encoding VOC family protein, giving the protein MDLKNYSTGVQHIGIPTNDIDKTVEFYHKLGFETAFETVNEEANEKVVFLKLGTLVVETYENHAAKMEHGAIDHVALDVRDIEEIFQYINEAGLNSTQDTIHFLPFWENGVKFFTIEGPNKEKVEFSQYL
- a CDS encoding AAA family ATPase → MGIYLNSVSPYTLYKSEVCSPYFVDKSQMLRELIPLAEVGNRHVCVTRPRRFGKTVMANMIGAFFGKDVASKDVFETLKISEFADYRKHLNQYNTIYIDFSVVDDECISYKEYIDEIKGNLKEDLKRGYPDIDFRENGSVREDLQRIFAEKKERFVFVFDEWDSVFHMPFVTEDDKKSYLLFLKGLLKDKPYVALAYMTGILPIAKYSSGSELNMFMEYTMASESKFGNVFGFSDKEVDMLYERYCENNAGKEETLNVTREGLREWYDGYFTKNGERMYNPRSVVAALENNNLGSYWTSSGPYDEIFYYVENNIADVRKDIALMISGEGVKAKIQEYAATSLNLLTREEILSAMVVYGFLSYYNGKVYIPNKELMDKFDEMVQKEASLGYVYRLAKESERMLEATLHGDTETMENILAYVHNTETPILSYNNETELSVVVNLVYLAARDRYRVEREDKSGKGFVDFIFYPEDRSDTCIILELKVDHTPEEAIEQIRDKDYMLRFMGKLGELPKYTGEILGVGISYSKIDKIHRCKTEILRNRI